The Prochlorococcus marinus XMU1419 nucleotide sequence TAAATCTTGTTTAGCTTCATTAACACCTGCTACATCATCAAAAACAACTCCTGTTTTAGCTTCCATAGCAAACCTTGCTTTTGATTTACCAAATTGCATCGCTTGTCCAGGACCTCCAGGCATACCATTTGATCTCCTGGCTAAAAGAATTAAACCCCCAATTAATATGGCTGGAAATAGTAGATTACCTAAAATTCCTAGTGCAGGAGGTGCTGTTTTGACAGGATGTACATCAAAACTTATTCCCTCATTTTTTAAATTATTTATAAGTTCTGGTGTTAATCCTGGAAGATCGACCCGTAATCTTTGAACTTTATTATCCAAATCAGAATCTATTGTTTCTATTACTGCATTTCTTCCTCCTTCAAAGATATCTACTGATGTTACCCTTCCTGATTTAATGTAATCTAAAAATCTGCCGTAACTAACTCTTGCTACCGCTGAGTTTTTAGGTGCAACTGTTGTTCCATTTGATTTAAGTGAATCAATATTGCTAGAAGATAAAAATTGGTAGGAAAGCGCGATTACTAAAAGTATAGGTAAAGCCCATAAAATTAATGTTTTAAATTTCTGATTCATTAATTTGTAAGATGTTGATTATCTGATTCTAGAATGAATCAGTTCATTTCGTTGATATTTTCTTTAAGTTTATGCTTATATTATTCATGAATACTTTGTTTATTAATGAAATTTGAAATAAGAGATAAGGTTAAGCTGATAGCGCCGATCTCCTACTTAAAGACTTCTGATAATATGCCAATGTTAAGACCTCCGGATTTAGTAGCAATTGATGAAATTGGGGAAATCTTATCAATAAAATCTCTAGATACTGTCGAAGTGAAGTTTAGAAGAGGTTGCTTTTTAATTGATATTAATAAAATTGAGAAAATCTAACTCAAAAATTTTTTTCCCACATTCTTGTAATTTCTAAACATATTTTTTTATTACCAGAAATACTCAAGAAAGGTTTCGAAAGATATTTATTAGTTACTTTAAGAATATCTAGAGAAGATATTTCGTCTATTTTTGAATTTAAATTGATCTCAGAGAGTTGTGTTTTGCCATAACTAATTAATTGGATCTTTCGTTGTAAAATTTCATCTAATGATTGATTTCCCAAAAGAAAAGAACCTTTTAATTTTTCTTTTGCTAAATATATTTCAGATTCAACCAAAGGGTTTAAAAGCAAATTTTTCCATAGTGATGATAAAAGTTCAAAAGCGAATAGAGCTTTTTGATTGGATACTGACAAGTAAATTAAAAATGGGGCATTGTCACTTCTTATTGGATAATAAACACCAAGATCGTAGGTAATGCCATTTTTTTCTCTAAAAAGTTTAAATAAAGCAGCGCTCATTCCATAAGATAAATATGACTCCAAAACTTTTAAAGGTAGGTATTCACGGCTTCTACGTGAGCAAGTTTGGTTACCTATCATAATTATTGTTTGATTTGAATAATTATTTATGTAATCCAATCTTTTAATAGGACTTAAATCATTTTTAATAATTAATGGTTTTTCTTTTACGATTATTTTTTCTAATGATTCAATGTTTTCTCCATTTACTTCAGAATTATTTGAAATTAGATACTTTTCTCTATTTTTGAAGTTTTTAAACTCACGCAAAACATCGTTATGGGTAATCTTTGAAACATCATTTAAATTACCAATTGTATTAAAAGCATATGGATGATTTGAGTAAACAA carries:
- a CDS encoding NAD(P)H dehydrogenase assembly family protein — encoded protein: MKFEIRDKVKLIAPISYLKTSDNMPMLRPPDLVAIDEIGEILSIKSLDTVEVKFRRGCFLIDINKIEKI
- a CDS encoding M16 family metallopeptidase is translated as MLKRYFLNHKKRNFSTASIWIKGGSDMDSINQKGINKILCSLLTRECEGFNNFVLSEYIESHGAELNHEVFEDGILLSIKSLNEHFSKLFPLLELIINKPILSEIEFRKVKKSSIDLIKKDKENPFNICFEKWRKIVYSNHPYAFNTIGNLNDVSKITHNDVLREFKNFKNREKYLISNNSEVNGENIESLEKIIVKEKPLIIKNDLSPIKRLDYINNYSNQTIIMIGNQTCSRRSREYLPLKVLESYLSYGMSAALFKLFREKNGITYDLGVYYPIRSDNAPFLIYLSVSNQKALFAFELLSSLWKNLLLNPLVESEIYLAKEKLKGSFLLGNQSLDEILQRKIQLISYGKTQLSEINLNSKIDEISSLDILKVTNKYLSKPFLSISGNKKICLEITRMWEKNF